Proteins encoded by one window of Streptomyces sp. NBC_01571:
- a CDS encoding ISAs1 family transposase: MLAKLGLLDADQVADLRPFLESVPDPRSRRGRWYSLTAILLVCACAAVSGARSIDELAEWGERAPNSLLVVIGIRRHPLGWRRTPSRTTIGRVLEAVDGDALDQAVGAYLADRHHTATRPPGPPGPGQRRVIAVDGKALKGSARLAARRRNLLSAVTHHRAVTLAQAEVGAKTNETTHFRPLLEPLDLTGTLVTFDALHSVQANVAWLVEIKKAHYLAVIKTNQPTAHRQLAALPWQDIAVQHTATTKGHGRRESRSIKTCGIADELGGIAFPHARLAIRVHRRRTQTGHRQTRETVYAVTSLDAHQTAPAELAGAVRGHWSVEALHHVRDVTFAEDASTVHTGTAPRAMATFRNLAIGLLKTLGAGNIAKTTRAIRDQPERALPLLGITNNPEPQGT, translated from the coding sequence GTGCTGGCGAAGTTGGGTCTCCTTGACGCTGACCAGGTCGCTGACCTGCGACCCTTCCTCGAGTCGGTGCCCGATCCGCGCTCAAGGCGGGGCCGCTGGTACTCGCTGACGGCGATCCTGCTGGTGTGTGCCTGCGCGGCGGTCTCCGGGGCGAGGAGCATCGACGAACTCGCCGAGTGGGGTGAGCGCGCCCCGAACTCACTGCTGGTGGTCATCGGCATCCGCCGTCATCCGCTCGGCTGGCGGCGCACACCGTCACGGACCACGATCGGCCGGGTGCTGGAGGCCGTCGACGGGGATGCCCTGGACCAAGCGGTGGGCGCCTACCTCGCCGACCGGCACCACACAGCCACCAGGCCGCCCGGCCCGCCCGGTCCCGGGCAGCGGCGCGTGATCGCCGTCGACGGCAAGGCGCTCAAGGGCTCGGCCCGCCTCGCCGCTAGGCGCAGAAACCTGCTCTCCGCGGTCACCCACCACCGAGCCGTGACCCTCGCTCAGGCCGAGGTCGGCGCGAAGACGAACGAGACCACCCACTTCCGGCCCCTGCTCGAGCCCCTCGACCTGACCGGCACCCTCGTCACCTTCGACGCTTTGCACTCGGTCCAGGCGAACGTCGCCTGGCTGGTCGAGATCAAGAAGGCCCACTACCTGGCAGTGATCAAGACCAATCAGCCGACCGCCCACCGCCAACTCGCCGCACTGCCCTGGCAGGACATCGCCGTCCAGCACACCGCCACCACGAAGGGACACGGCCGCCGTGAATCCCGCTCGATCAAGACCTGCGGCATCGCGGACGAACTCGGCGGCATCGCCTTCCCCCACGCCCGACTGGCCATCCGCGTTCACCGCCGTCGCACACAGACCGGCCACCGGCAGACACGGGAGACGGTCTACGCCGTCACCAGCCTCGACGCCCATCAGACAGCCCCGGCCGAACTGGCCGGCGCAGTCCGAGGCCACTGGTCCGTGGAGGCCCTGCACCATGTCAGAGACGTCACCTTCGCCGAGGACGCCTCCACCGTCCACACGGGAACCGCACCCCGCGCCATGGCGACCTTCCGCAACCTCGCCATCGGCCTGCTGAAAACCCTCGGTGCCGGCAACATCGCCAAGACCACACGGGCGATCCGCGACCAACCAGAGCGAGCACTCCCACTCCTGGGCATCACCAACAACCCGGAACCCCAGGGAACTTGA
- a CDS encoding CPBP family intramembrane glutamic endopeptidase, whose translation MTTSPIASRLIGIGWCVLVPFVAVAVYLVLGTVAVLLIGEPIVATAVLGTLVVVLVGSVRIQRPRWLAHASAPRPRPEIPRFGWPVLGCAVLAFLAGQSLALWIYVTAGSAGFDASNQTRHAAGAVATLLLTLVAAPPGEEALFRGLIYPLLRKRVGILASTLVTAVVFGLLHGNAVQFASTLPLAVLLALVYERTRVLWPCVLLHLGFNLAAALVPAQALGALANPVSAVFLRLAFAGCALGLYRRVAGGTATGAVRGAGGESAMQ comes from the coding sequence TTGACGACTTCACCGATCGCCTCGCGTCTGATCGGCATCGGGTGGTGCGTCCTCGTGCCGTTCGTCGCCGTCGCGGTCTACCTCGTCCTCGGCACCGTCGCAGTCCTCCTCATCGGAGAGCCGATCGTTGCGACCGCCGTCCTGGGCACGCTTGTTGTCGTCCTGGTCGGTTCGGTGAGGATCCAGCGGCCCCGGTGGCTCGCGCATGCGTCGGCCCCGCGGCCGAGGCCGGAGATCCCACGCTTCGGGTGGCCCGTCCTCGGCTGCGCGGTCCTGGCCTTCCTCGCCGGCCAGTCGCTGGCCTTGTGGATCTACGTCACGGCCGGGTCCGCCGGCTTCGACGCGTCGAACCAGACGAGGCACGCGGCCGGGGCTGTGGCAACTCTTCTGCTCACCCTGGTCGCGGCTCCCCCGGGGGAGGAGGCCCTGTTCCGAGGGCTGATCTACCCGTTGCTGCGCAAGCGGGTGGGTATCCTCGCCTCCACGCTGGTCACCGCCGTGGTGTTCGGCCTGCTGCACGGCAACGCCGTGCAGTTCGCCTCGACCCTGCCACTGGCGGTGCTCCTGGCCCTGGTCTACGAACGCACACGCGTGCTGTGGCCCTGCGTGCTCCTGCACCTGGGCTTCAACCTCGCTGCCGCCCTTGTCCCGGCACAGGCGCTCGGCGCTCTGGCGAACCCCGTCTCCGCGGTGTTCCTGCGCCTGGCCTTCGCTGGTTGTGCCTTGGGGCTCTACCGGCGGGTCGCCGGCGGGACTGCGACTGGCGCAGTCCGGGGCGCGGGAGGCGAGTCCGCGATGCAGTGA
- a CDS encoding DHH family phosphoesterase: MSTLHTVDDHALTDEDTDLFELLCQRRGWSDQYLKEIESTEHDELLGLAEMVEALHDARTTGKKITIAPDFDMDGISSGVLGYAGLSELGFDVELHLPDYRRGHELAPEDIAEIHAKWPDTRVLLTCDGGVNSHRGIAAARALGWTTLVTDHHEELAPGSTADITVDPCRIDETYAHTGICGAHVLYQVIEAYTRVHRPEKLWEIHLLRLFAGLGTVSDVMPVLYENRQLVRDAISIARLLRVVAPKTIPNPWGGFDADPDAIDVEQSILMQLLRTEPHHPVFLRAFEGFAIVLKAFAQIGKIRDVDDLDEGFFGFYLAPAMNSPRRTGASLEPCFAVFTAAGADVKLKVAHQVIESNDLRKQLVIGHMEELTTGDQPLAPWVYFSDAYPGMYGLLANRMMELNGHPVVVVNRPAGPDDFVSGSGRAPGWFDIITSLEPHDGLSAIGHQQACGVRIAKAEKLGDLVAVLQEATQVALLAVSTDGPSGDLVLGPDADCDASLEDLQPLFELVRRTEGLKPFGHGFTAPVVEIAIEPLGLRVDRIGSESQHLRLVTRSGLSCLWWNVAEEKFDVLRGFVQRASRTELGTLRFTATLQLNTFRGDTRVQAVINEQITTAA, translated from the coding sequence ATGTCCACGCTCCATACGGTCGACGACCATGCGCTCACCGACGAGGACACCGACCTCTTCGAGCTGCTGTGCCAGCGCAGGGGGTGGTCGGATCAGTACCTGAAGGAGATCGAGTCCACCGAGCACGACGAGCTCCTGGGCCTGGCCGAGATGGTCGAGGCCCTTCATGACGCCCGGACCACGGGTAAGAAGATCACCATCGCCCCCGACTTCGACATGGACGGCATCTCCTCCGGCGTCCTCGGCTACGCCGGCCTGTCCGAGCTCGGCTTCGACGTCGAGCTGCACCTGCCCGACTACCGCCGCGGTCACGAGCTCGCGCCCGAGGACATCGCCGAGATCCACGCGAAGTGGCCCGACACCCGGGTCCTGCTCACCTGCGACGGGGGAGTGAACTCCCACCGCGGTATCGCCGCCGCGCGTGCCCTGGGCTGGACGACGCTGGTGACCGATCACCACGAGGAGCTCGCGCCGGGCTCGACCGCGGACATCACCGTCGACCCGTGCCGGATCGACGAGACCTACGCCCACACCGGGATCTGCGGTGCCCACGTGCTCTACCAGGTGATCGAGGCCTACACCCGCGTGCACCGGCCCGAGAAGCTCTGGGAGATCCACCTGCTGCGCCTGTTCGCCGGCCTGGGCACCGTCTCCGACGTCATGCCCGTGCTGTACGAGAACCGTCAGCTGGTGCGTGATGCGATCTCGATCGCCCGTCTGCTGCGCGTCGTCGCGCCGAAGACGATCCCCAATCCCTGGGGTGGGTTCGACGCTGACCCGGATGCCATCGACGTCGAGCAGTCGATCCTGATGCAGCTGCTGCGCACCGAGCCACATCATCCGGTCTTCCTCCGGGCCTTCGAGGGCTTCGCGATCGTGCTCAAGGCCTTCGCGCAGATCGGCAAGATCCGAGACGTCGACGACCTCGACGAGGGCTTCTTCGGCTTCTACCTCGCCCCGGCGATGAACAGCCCGCGCCGCACGGGGGCCTCGCTTGAGCCGTGCTTCGCGGTGTTCACGGCCGCCGGTGCTGACGTCAAGCTCAAGGTCGCCCACCAGGTGATCGAGAGCAACGATCTGCGCAAGCAGCTGGTCATCGGGCACATGGAAGAACTCACCACCGGGGACCAGCCGTTGGCCCCGTGGGTGTACTTCTCGGACGCCTACCCGGGCATGTACGGGCTGCTGGCCAACCGGATGATGGAGCTCAACGGCCACCCGGTCGTCGTCGTCAACCGGCCCGCCGGCCCCGACGATTTCGTCAGCGGCTCCGGTCGCGCGCCGGGGTGGTTCGACATCATCACCAGCCTGGAGCCGCACGACGGTCTCAGCGCCATCGGGCACCAGCAGGCCTGCGGCGTCCGCATCGCGAAGGCCGAGAAGCTCGGTGACCTCGTCGCCGTGCTGCAGGAGGCCACCCAGGTCGCCCTGCTCGCCGTCAGCACCGACGGACCGAGCGGTGATCTGGTACTCGGCCCGGACGCCGACTGCGACGCCAGCCTCGAGGATCTGCAGCCGCTGTTCGAGCTGGTGCGCCGGACCGAGGGGCTCAAGCCCTTCGGGCACGGCTTCACCGCTCCTGTCGTCGAGATCGCGATCGAGCCCCTGGGGCTGCGCGTGGACCGGATCGGATCCGAATCGCAGCACCTGCGGCTGGTCACCCGGTCCGGCCTGTCCTGCCTGTGGTGGAACGTCGCCGAGGAGAAGTTCGACGTGCTCCGGGGCTTCGTGCAGCGCGCCAGCCGCACCGAGCTCGGGACGCTGCGCTTCACGGCGACGCTGCAGCTGAACACCTTCCGCGGCGACACCCGCGTGCAGGCCGTCATCAACGAACAGATCACCACGGCTGCTTGA
- a CDS encoding Lsr2 family protein, translated as MAIRSIVESDLSGKPDAATATFGLGDTWYEVDLTAEEQKKLEEALKPYLKVGRKAGKAAPVKKRVVPETTAEERDKIREWAKKEGYEFAERGRIPKKVMKAYDEAHGIDRSK; from the coding sequence ATGGCCATTCGAAGCATTGTCGAGTCAGATCTCAGTGGTAAGCCGGATGCGGCTACGGCGACCTTCGGCCTGGGTGACACCTGGTACGAAGTCGACCTCACAGCTGAGGAACAGAAGAAGCTTGAGGAGGCGCTGAAGCCATACCTGAAGGTCGGCCGGAAAGCCGGGAAGGCGGCGCCAGTCAAGAAGCGAGTCGTACCCGAGACGACTGCCGAGGAGCGCGACAAGATCCGTGAGTGGGCCAAGAAGGAGGGCTACGAGTTCGCGGAGCGGGGGCGCATCCCGAAGAAGGTCATGAAGGCCTACGACGAGGCGCACGGCATCGATCGGAGCAAGTAG
- a CDS encoding SLOG family protein produces the protein METAESQGEETRMIAEMIPESFSHVVLVTGSRSWNDEKSMRETFNDAWRDWGPKNVTRPVLISGHCAEGADAMAERLWRAAGFGIRTFPAAWSAHGKRAGFQRNQEMVDAAQVFRGAGAQVLCTAFLDLCRKPGCPQRGREQLMPHTPGHFSHGAIHCRARARAAGIMTTNVIHPF, from the coding sequence GTGGAGACCGCCGAGTCACAAGGAGAGGAGACTCGAATGATTGCTGAAATGATTCCAGAATCGTTCTCGCACGTTGTCCTCGTCACCGGTTCCCGCAGCTGGAACGACGAGAAGAGCATGCGTGAGACGTTCAACGACGCCTGGCGCGACTGGGGTCCCAAGAACGTCACCCGGCCGGTACTCATCTCGGGGCATTGCGCCGAGGGTGCCGACGCCATGGCCGAGCGCCTGTGGCGGGCCGCCGGCTTCGGGATCCGCACTTTCCCCGCCGCCTGGTCGGCTCATGGGAAGCGGGCCGGCTTCCAGCGCAACCAGGAGATGGTCGACGCCGCCCAGGTCTTCCGCGGTGCCGGGGCTCAGGTGCTGTGCACGGCCTTCCTTGACCTCTGCCGGAAGCCCGGATGCCCGCAGCGAGGCCGGGAGCAGCTCATGCCGCATACGCCGGGGCACTTCTCGCACGGCGCCATCCATTGCAGGGCTCGCGCGCGAGCTGCGGGGATCATGACGACCAACGTGATCCATCCGTTCTGA
- a CDS encoding ISL3 family transposase, whose protein sequence is MDNDTAVLLDLDGLAVESVERLMDGTRRVHLTTADEAARACPSCGVFASHVKGLVYTRPRDLPYGERGLEFVWCKRRWYCRESGCERKSFTEQVRQIPAGARITGRLRRAAALRVRDAASTVVQAARDLHVSWPTVMDAFRAAAREVTEAPLPEVEVLGVDETRRGRPRWEQDADTGKWHLVRERWHTGFVDALGAGGLLGQVEGRAAADVLAWLSTTPLEWRKNIRYVAIDMSATYRAAIRTGLPDAIVVVDHFHIVQLANKMLSAVRRRTTAEIRGRRGRATDPEWKARRRLLRNREDLTDQQFATMWNALLDEGPIGQTLLTAWIAKESLRTLLALARTGADREEVGHARWKFLTWCADSDIPEACTLATTVDRWWPEIAGFIDTGHSNAKSEGINRVIKLVARNAFGFRNADSQRLRTRCVTTRRARGHLNPA, encoded by the coding sequence TTGGACAACGATACGGCGGTGCTGCTCGACTTGGACGGCCTTGCCGTCGAGAGCGTTGAGCGGCTGATGGACGGCACCCGGCGGGTGCATCTGACCACAGCGGACGAAGCCGCCCGGGCCTGTCCCTCCTGCGGCGTGTTCGCGTCACATGTGAAGGGCCTCGTGTACACCCGTCCACGTGATCTTCCTTACGGAGAACGGGGATTGGAGTTCGTGTGGTGCAAGCGGCGTTGGTATTGCCGGGAGTCCGGATGCGAGCGGAAGTCGTTCACCGAGCAGGTTCGGCAGATACCGGCCGGGGCCCGGATCACCGGCCGGCTGCGCCGGGCTGCCGCCCTGCGGGTGCGGGATGCTGCTTCCACCGTGGTCCAGGCCGCCCGTGACCTGCACGTGTCCTGGCCGACGGTGATGGACGCCTTCCGCGCGGCCGCCCGCGAGGTCACCGAGGCGCCGCTGCCGGAAGTGGAGGTGCTGGGCGTCGACGAGACCCGGCGCGGACGGCCGCGCTGGGAACAGGATGCGGACACCGGCAAGTGGCACCTGGTGCGCGAGAGGTGGCACACCGGGTTCGTCGACGCGCTCGGGGCCGGTGGCCTGCTCGGGCAGGTCGAGGGCCGTGCCGCCGCCGACGTCCTGGCCTGGCTGTCCACCACCCCTTTGGAGTGGAGAAAGAACATCCGCTACGTCGCCATCGACATGTCAGCCACCTACCGGGCCGCGATCCGCACCGGCCTGCCCGATGCCATCGTGGTCGTTGACCACTTCCACATCGTCCAGCTCGCGAACAAGATGCTCTCTGCTGTACGGCGTCGCACCACCGCCGAGATCCGGGGCCGGCGTGGACGCGCCACCGACCCGGAATGGAAGGCCCGTCGACGGCTGCTGCGCAACCGTGAGGACCTCACCGACCAGCAGTTCGCCACGATGTGGAACGCGCTGCTGGACGAGGGGCCGATCGGGCAGACGCTGCTGACCGCCTGGATCGCCAAGGAGAGCCTGCGCACCCTCCTCGCCCTGGCCCGAACCGGCGCCGACCGCGAAGAAGTAGGCCACGCCCGATGGAAGTTCCTCACCTGGTGCGCGGACTCAGACATCCCCGAAGCCTGCACCCTCGCCACCACCGTCGACCGCTGGTGGCCCGAGATCGCCGGGTTCATCGACACCGGCCACAGCAACGCCAAGAGCGAAGGCATCAACCGCGTCATCAAGCTCGTCGCCCGCAACGCATTCGGCTTCCGCAATGCCGACAGCCAGCGCCTACGCACACGCTGCGTCACCACCCGCCGAGCCCGCGGACACCTCAACCCCGCCTAA
- a CDS encoding ParM/StbA family protein gives MSANSNDTITLTGGIDVGNGYVKGVIQNTKQGTFDEIDLPSAVVSTSRTSPKVPLPDADAASVLAGDFYNQIDCSLATPLVAASDRRIFGRAALSVRGSKFTEFEVLGKHSKADQELSKVLVLGVFAAKALRDYVRENGALPDHELRVQVRAGLALPISEFVARRHAYAAEFIGLLGSADSTVHLVTIKNFSTPVSVRLQFVDVQVMAEGASAQFAITDKGEPLAQALLDDLRARDASIVEGVSASDLVAVQNTIGVDVGEGTVNFPVFTDGRFNPEAADTLDEGYGTALMNAMERMSESDATLQFSSRKQLADFLHAEPSVLVKNRHQRAAGFVEDEASYLVDEIVSSFGDVLSQAGATTEVVYVYGGGSGPIKHLLHPALLKAAGDVPVLYLDSSYSRHLNREGLYIAARHVEQQALAAKSAGKRSKEVA, from the coding sequence ATGAGCGCCAACAGCAACGACACCATCACTCTTACCGGCGGCATCGACGTCGGCAACGGCTACGTCAAGGGCGTCATCCAGAACACGAAGCAGGGGACTTTCGACGAGATCGATCTGCCCAGCGCGGTCGTCTCGACTTCCCGCACCTCGCCGAAGGTGCCGCTCCCCGACGCGGATGCGGCCTCCGTGCTGGCCGGCGACTTCTACAATCAGATCGACTGCTCGCTCGCCACTCCCCTGGTGGCGGCGTCGGACCGCCGGATCTTCGGCCGCGCAGCGCTGTCTGTGCGTGGCTCGAAGTTCACCGAGTTCGAGGTGCTGGGCAAGCACTCCAAGGCCGATCAGGAGCTGAGCAAGGTTCTGGTCCTGGGTGTCTTCGCCGCGAAGGCCCTGCGCGACTACGTCCGCGAGAACGGCGCGCTGCCCGATCACGAGCTGCGCGTGCAGGTGCGCGCCGGCCTGGCGTTGCCGATCTCCGAGTTTGTCGCGCGCCGCCACGCCTACGCCGCCGAGTTCATCGGTCTGCTGGGCAGCGCGGATTCGACGGTGCACCTGGTGACGATCAAGAACTTCAGCACTCCCGTCTCGGTGCGTCTGCAGTTCGTCGACGTCCAGGTGATGGCCGAGGGTGCCTCCGCGCAGTTCGCCATCACCGACAAGGGCGAGCCCCTCGCGCAGGCCCTGCTCGATGATCTGCGCGCCCGTGACGCGTCCATCGTGGAAGGTGTCTCTGCCTCCGATCTGGTGGCGGTGCAGAACACCATCGGCGTCGACGTCGGCGAGGGCACCGTGAACTTCCCGGTCTTCACCGACGGCCGGTTCAACCCCGAGGCGGCCGACACCCTCGACGAGGGCTACGGCACCGCGCTGATGAACGCCATGGAGCGCATGAGCGAGTCGGACGCCACGCTGCAGTTCTCCTCGCGCAAGCAGCTGGCCGACTTCCTCCACGCGGAGCCGTCGGTGCTGGTGAAGAACCGTCACCAGCGCGCCGCCGGCTTCGTCGAGGACGAGGCGAGCTACCTGGTCGATGAGATCGTCTCCTCCTTCGGCGACGTCCTCTCCCAGGCCGGTGCGACGACCGAGGTCGTCTACGTCTACGGCGGCGGCTCGGGCCCGATCAAGCATCTGCTGCACCCGGCGCTGCTGAAGGCCGCGGGCGATGTGCCCGTGCTCTACCTCGACTCGAGCTACTCGCGGCACCTGAACCGCGAGGGCCTGTACATCGCGGCGCGCCACGTCGAGCAGCAGGCCCTCGCCGCGAAGTCCGCGGGCAAGCGCAGTAAGGAGGTGGCCTGA
- a CDS encoding N-6 DNA methylase, which translates to MSGYREIVKLLAANTGAKRMSEVFDNFVEMAALALRNAVDVRGSEAWGAREGQYLQIAGRYSRTELDRFAHALALVTAEMEREPCDVLGRLYMELELGNERLGQYYTPYDIAQLMAEMQIDSVVEQVQRDGFANVYEPSCGAGAFMVALSQAMLEHGLNPQTQLHVTAEDIAPQAMHMIYVHLTLLHIPAVVRRRDVLTLETFESWPAPAHVLGGWGRKLRLARAVNGSRRLIITTPQGTTEKPADALEVQR; encoded by the coding sequence ATGAGCGGGTACCGCGAGATCGTGAAGTTGCTGGCGGCGAACACCGGCGCGAAGCGGATGAGCGAAGTCTTCGACAACTTCGTCGAGATGGCGGCGCTGGCTCTGCGCAACGCCGTGGACGTCCGCGGGAGCGAGGCCTGGGGAGCGCGCGAAGGGCAGTACCTCCAGATCGCCGGCCGCTACAGCAGAACAGAGCTGGACCGCTTCGCGCACGCCCTGGCGCTGGTGACCGCGGAGATGGAGCGCGAGCCCTGCGACGTACTCGGCCGCCTCTACATGGAGTTGGAGCTCGGCAACGAGCGGCTCGGCCAGTACTACACGCCCTACGACATCGCCCAGCTGATGGCCGAGATGCAGATCGACTCGGTGGTCGAGCAGGTGCAGAGGGACGGCTTCGCCAATGTGTATGAACCCAGCTGCGGCGCGGGCGCGTTCATGGTTGCTCTGTCGCAGGCGATGCTCGAGCACGGCCTGAACCCACAGACGCAGCTGCATGTGACGGCAGAGGACATAGCACCGCAGGCCATGCACATGATCTACGTCCATCTGACGCTGCTGCACATTCCGGCGGTGGTGCGCCGTCGCGATGTCCTCACGCTGGAGACCTTCGAGTCGTGGCCCGCTCCCGCTCATGTCCTGGGCGGTTGGGGCCGGAAGCTCAGGCTGGCCCGGGCGGTCAATGGATCACGGCGACTGATCATCACCACGCCTCAGGGGACTACCGAAAAACCCGCTGATGCTCTGGAGGTGCAGCGATGA
- a CDS encoding recombinase family protein — translation MRHAKGPQLPEAVGAIRIFSDEGVSGTTAGTDRPGLRELVAELQAGDEVVVWRYDRLGRTLEAIRAVVELIIAKGATLRSLTESPAKGLFSLKFMMAAAEYEHAWKLEK, via the coding sequence GTGCGGCACGCCAAAGGGCCTCAGCTTCCTGAGGCAGTCGGCGCGATCCGGATCTTCTCGGACGAGGGCGTCTCAGGAACCACCGCAGGCACTGACCGCCCCGGGCTGCGCGAGCTGGTGGCGGAGTTGCAGGCCGGCGACGAAGTCGTCGTGTGGCGGTACGACAGGCTCGGACGGACCCTCGAGGCGATACGGGCCGTCGTTGAGCTGATCATCGCGAAAGGTGCGACGCTGCGCAGTCTCACGGAGTCCCCCGCCAAGGGGCTGTTCTCGCTGAAGTTCATGATGGCCGCTGCCGAGTACGAGCACGCCTGGAAGCTGGAGAAGTAG
- a CDS encoding IS1380 family transposase → MSVQAEGTFYVQAIGLRPKIQVSADGSGVVGHAGARLLADLADATGLTAAYSTALRPLRPRGTGHDPGRIATDLAVMLADGGEAIADLAVLRDQAGVFGSVASAPTAWRLLADTDERTLASLRAARAQAREVAWMQAAEQGEGIPAVRAAGRILPGLVLDLDATLITCHSEKEQAAPTYKGGFGFHPLLCFLANTGEALSGRLRPGNAGANTASDHITVFDQALAQIPDAQLHGTDILVRTDSAGSAKAFLAHVRDVRKRGIRTFFSVGYAITEPVRRAVRAMPDRLWHPALDQDGTLRDGAEVAELTGMVDLDGYPAGTRIIVRRERPHPGAQLSLFDQDEGLRHQVFLTDTPYSGGGSAQFLEVRHRGHATVEDHIRCGKTTGFGRFPSRDFAVNAVWLELSLAAIDLLAWTRVLLLDGELATAEPKKLRYRLLHVTARLTRGGRRLHLRISATWPWRHELATAFHRLAALPRPAS, encoded by the coding sequence CTGTCGGTCCAGGCGGAGGGCACTTTCTACGTGCAGGCTATCGGGTTGCGTCCCAAGATCCAGGTCAGTGCAGATGGTTCGGGGGTGGTCGGGCATGCCGGGGCACGGTTACTGGCCGATCTCGCTGATGCCACCGGGCTGACCGCCGCGTACTCCACCGCGCTCAGGCCACTTCGGCCGCGCGGGACCGGGCATGATCCGGGCCGGATCGCCACCGACCTGGCGGTGATGCTCGCCGACGGCGGTGAGGCCATCGCGGACCTGGCCGTACTGCGGGACCAGGCAGGGGTGTTCGGTTCGGTCGCCTCGGCACCGACGGCCTGGCGACTGCTCGCCGACACCGACGAGAGGACACTGGCTTCTCTGCGCGCGGCGCGTGCCCAAGCTCGGGAAGTCGCCTGGATGCAGGCCGCCGAGCAAGGCGAGGGCATACCCGCAGTCCGGGCCGCGGGACGCATTCTGCCCGGGCTGGTCCTGGACCTCGACGCCACGCTGATCACCTGCCACTCCGAGAAGGAGCAGGCCGCACCCACCTATAAAGGCGGCTTCGGCTTCCACCCGCTGCTGTGCTTCCTGGCCAACACCGGCGAGGCACTGTCGGGCCGACTCCGTCCCGGAAACGCCGGTGCCAACACCGCGAGCGACCACATCACGGTGTTCGACCAGGCACTCGCGCAGATCCCCGACGCTCAACTTCACGGCACCGACATCCTCGTCCGCACCGACAGTGCCGGATCCGCGAAAGCATTCCTCGCCCACGTCCGCGACGTGCGGAAACGAGGAATCCGTACCTTCTTCTCGGTCGGATACGCCATCACCGAGCCGGTCCGTCGCGCTGTCCGGGCCATGCCCGACCGCCTCTGGCATCCCGCCCTGGACCAGGACGGGACTCTGCGTGATGGCGCCGAGGTCGCCGAGCTGACCGGCATGGTCGATCTGGACGGCTACCCGGCCGGCACCCGCATCATCGTGCGCCGAGAGCGGCCGCACCCCGGAGCCCAGCTGTCCCTGTTCGACCAGGACGAGGGCCTGCGGCATCAGGTGTTCCTCACCGACACCCCGTACTCCGGTGGCGGTTCCGCCCAGTTCCTGGAGGTCCGCCACCGCGGACATGCCACTGTCGAGGACCACATCCGGTGCGGCAAGACCACCGGCTTCGGCCGCTTCCCCTCCCGCGACTTCGCCGTCAACGCCGTCTGGCTCGAACTCAGCCTCGCCGCGATCGACCTGCTCGCCTGGACCCGTGTCCTCCTCTTGGACGGGGAGCTGGCCACCGCCGAGCCGAAGAAACTCCGCTACCGGCTACTGCACGTCACGGCCCGCCTCACCCGCGGCGGCCGACGCCTCCACCTGCGAATATCGGCGACCTGGCCCTGGAGACACGAACTGGCCACGGCCTTCCACCGCCTCGCCGCACTGCCCCGACCCGCCAGCTGA